The nucleotide sequence AGGATGATCTGTACGTGTTCGTGGTCGATCTCGATACCCGGCGCTACGTGGCCCACGGGACCAACCTGCGCCTGATCAACACTGACTTCGCGAGAATCAAGGACCCGGACGGCAAGCCGGTGGGTGAACCGATCCTCGATCTGATGAAGAAACAGGACCAGGGCGAATATGAATACCGCTGGAAAAACCCGGTGACTGGCAGGGTGGAAAACAAGCACGCCTACCTGCGTAAGACCGGACATTTCCTGGTCGCGGTGGGTTACTACAGCCCATGACGGCATGGGTTTGGACAGGTTTCGGTGGCATGTCCAAGGCTTATTGAGCATAGATATCTACACAACTTTGCCTCAATGCTTAAATCCAAGCAGATAGGGCTGTCGTGGCGAGCGGGCTTGTCGGAACGCCGCATCGCCCGCGTTGGGCTGCGAAGCAGCCCCGCGCGGGACAAGCCCGCTCGCCACAGGGAAATTCGTCAGTTTTGTGTAGAGACCTCTGCTTATTGAGCTTTGTCCTCTCGCCCTCGCAACAGTCGGTTGGGCATCGCAATCGCGGCCGCCAGCCCCAGCAGTGAAACGGCCGCGCTGACCGTCAGCAACTGACGAAACGTAACCAGCAACTCCTCGCGCAAGGCATCTTGCGCGGGGCCAGGTGCAGCGTTGAGACCGTCCAGCAAGACATTCCCCGAACTGCCCTCGGCCGCCAGCGCGCCGCGGGCAAGGTTGGCGAAACTGGAATCCTGCAACAACGCCAGCAGCAAGGCCGACATGCAGGCGACCCCCACCGCACCGCCGAGTGAGCGGAACAGGTTGGTGGTGCTGGTGGCAACCCCAATGTCGTGCTGCGCCACCGAATTCTGCGTGCCCACCAGGGACGTCGGGAACTGCATGCCAGCGGCAACCCCGCTGAGCAACATGAACACACTGCTCCAGACCAAGGCCTGGGGAGCACTGAAGGCCATGCCCAGGATTGCCATCGGGCTCAGCAATGCACCGGCGAGGATCATCGGTTTATAGCGACCGGTCACCGAAGTCATGCGCCCGGCAAAGTAAGCGCCCATCGGCAAACCCATGGCCAGCGGCAGCAGGTGCAACGCGGCGCTGTCGGCACCCGCGCCGGTCACTGTCTGATAACGCAGCGGTATCAATACGGTCAGCGAGATGGCCTGGAAGCTGGTGACGAAAATCGTGCACCAGCACAACACCGCACTGCGGTTGACGAACAGGTGCATCGGCAGCAAGGGTTCCCGCGCACGACGTTCATGCCAGACGAACAGCGTCAACGCCAGCAGCGCACACGCCAGCCGGCCCAGCACGTGATCGTCGCGCCAGGAGTGGCCTTGGCCGATTTCGGTGATGCCCAATAGCAGCGTGGTCAGGCCGATGATCAGCAACAGTGTGCCAAGGTAATCAATGACCGGCTTGCGTTGCGGCACCGGCAGCCCCACCAGCGTGCGATGGGCTACCCACCAGGCGCCCGCGCCCAATGGCAGGTTGATCAGAAAGACCCAGCGCCAGGACAAATACTCCGTCATGTAGCCGCCCAACACCGGTCCGGCGACGCTGGCCACCGCGTACATGCTGCTGAAATAGCCTTGGTAACGCCCGCGCTCGCGGGGCGGAATAATGTCGCCGATGATCGCCTGGCTCACCGAAATCATCCCGCCTGCGCCGACGCCCTGAAGGATGCGCGCCAGCACCAATTGCTCCATGCTTTGTGCCATGGCGCAAAACAGCGAGGCCAGGGTGAACAGCCCCATGCCGATCAGCATCATCGGCCGGCGCCCATACAGGTCACCCAGCTTGCCGTAGATCGGCACCGCCACCGTCATTGCCACCATGTAGCCCGAAATCACCCACGCCAGCAGGTTGACGTCGTTGAATCGAGCGGAAATGGCCGGCATCGATACAGCAACGATGGTTTGGTCCAGGGCCCCGAGAAAGATCGCCAGCATCAGGGCCACGAGGACACTGTGCACGGAAGGATTGACGTGGACGGGCGAGTTTAGGTAAGTCACGACTGAACCTGCAGGCAAGGCCCACGGAAAAAAGCCCGTGGGAATGCCCGTCATCTTACTCGATAGCCAACTACTCGATAGCCTCGTAAGGAAGTCCGACGTAGTTTTCCGCGATGGTTTTGCGCCCGGCCTCGGAGTCGAGGAAATACGCCAGTTCGCTCTCGGCAATCCGCTGGCTGAAACCGTCGGCCTGCGGAAACTGATGCAGCATCGAGGTCATCCACCAGGAAAATCGTTCGGCTTTCCAGACCCGCCGCAAGCAGATCGAGGAGTAGCGTTCCAACAAATCCACACGTCCCTCGCGGTAAACCTTGAGCAAAATATTAAACAAGGTGCTGACATCGCTGGCGGCCAGATTCAAACCCTTGGCGCCGGTGGGCGGCACAATATGGGCGGCGTCTCCGAGCAGGAACAGGCGCCCATATTGCATCGGTTCCACGACGAAACTGCGCAACGGCGCGATGCTTTTTTCGATGGACGGACCGGTCACCAGTCGTTCGGCCAGATCCGCTGGCAAGCGGGCCTTGAGTTCCTCCCAGAAGCGCTCATCGGACCACTCTTCAATCGGCTCATCGGCCGGCACTTGCAGGTAATAGCGACTGCGCGTGGGCGAACGCATGCTGCACAACGCAAAGCCGCGCGGGTGTTTGGCGTACACCAGTTCATCGTGGACCGGCGGGGTCTCGGCGAGAATGCCCAGCCAGCCAAACGGGTAGACCCGCTCGAAAATCTCCAGGGACTCGGCCGGGATCGATTGGCGCGCCACCCCGTGGAAGCCGTCGCAACCGGCGATGTAGTCACACTCCAGGCGGACTTGCTCGCCGGCGTACTCGAAGGTCAGCCAAGGCCGTTCACTCTTGAGGTCGTGGGGCTGGACATTGCGCGCTTCGTACAAGGTGATCGCGCCGGATTGCTGACGCGCCGCCATCAAATCCCGGGTGACTTCGGTCTGGCCGTAGATCATCACGGTTTTGCCGCCGGTCAGGGATTTCAGGTCGATGGGTTGCCGGTGTCCGTTCAGCGCCAGCTCGAAGCCGTCATGAATAAGCCCCTCGGCATCCATGCGCTGACCGACGCGGGCCTGGCGCAACAGGTCGGCCATGCCCTGCTCCAATACGCCGGCACGGATGCGCCCGAGCACGTAATCCGGGGCCTGGCGCTCTAGAATCAGGGTTTCAATCCCGGCATTGTGCAGCAGTTGACCAAGCAGCAGTCCCGAAGGACCAGCACCGATAATGGCGACTTGGGTTTTCAGCGCTTTCATTATTTTTATGGCCTGTGGCTTTGCACGAACGTATTGAGTGAAAGTGTTGTCATTGCTTGTGCTGCTGGCATTTTTGACTTGAGTGGCCAGCATCAGAAGGTGAAAACTGAGCCAAAGCCTGCACTTTTTGCCAATCAGGGCGATTACCGCACAACTATCCTGAGTATCGGATTGAAACCATGACCAGAGCTGCCAGTTCCGCGATTCCAGTATTCAAACTCTACGGTGAAAACCAACAGTGGCCGACACCGGATTTGTTGCATTGCGAAACCATCTCTCGGCGCAGCCGTGAGTATCAGTGGGAAATCCAGCCCCACCGACATGCAGACCTGTGCCAGTTGCTGTATGTCCACAAAGGCCAGGCGCAACTGGAGATCGAAGGCCAGCGCAGCACGCTGAGCGAATCCACCTTGCAGGTGCTGCCCCCCTTGTGCGTGCATGGGTTTCGTTTTTCCGAGGATATCGAAGGCTACGTAGTGACGCTGGCCGCGCCGCTGATCGCCCATTTGCAAGGCCAACTGGGCGCGGCGATGGACGGTTTGAGTGCCGTGGGCAGTTACCCAGCGGGCCAGGACAGTGATCACCTCAACAGCCTGTTCGCGCGGTTGCAGGACGAATACAGCGAAGATTTCCCGGCGCGGGACATGATGATGCACGCCGTGGTCAGTGTGCTGCTGGTGTGGATCAGTCGACAGGCCATCCAGCGCCGTCATTCACGGATGCCACGCGGCCGTGAGTATTTCCGGCGTTTCACCCAGTTGGTGGAACAGCATTACCGCGAGCACCCGAAGATCGAGGATTTGGCCCATACGCTGGGCATTTCGGTCTCCCACCTTAACGGCACCTGCCGCGAGCTGGGGGGCCAGCCCGCGTTGCAGATCATGCACGACCGCCAATTGCTCGAAGCCAAGCGTTTGCTGACGTACACCAGCATGACCATCAATGAAATGTCCGAGGTATTGGGCTTTTCCGATCCCACCAACTTCTCCCGGCTGTTTCGCCGACGCGTCGGATTTTCGCCCAAAGCGTTTCGGGAGCAGTTGAAGGCCGACTCGATCGCCGGCCTGAAAGGTTAGCGCAACGCGCTCAGGGTCGCCGAATAGCTGCAATGTCCGTGGTTACAGGTGGCGGCCATGCCCGGTTGCAGGCGAGCCTGCTCCGCCCGGTAGGCAGCCGTGCCATAAAGGGCCGTGGCAACGGCGCAGAGGACGAAAATCATCAGGTACTTTCTTGTCTTGATCGTCATAGCATTGACCTCCGAACACAACAGCAAGGTGCTGTCTTCAGCATAGGTCAGCCAGGGCGAGATGCCAGTATCGAGGGGTATTCAGTTGCCTTATCGAGCCTGCAATCCTTCGTCCCATGGCGGCTGCGCCGGAAACTTCAGCACCAGGAAATCCAGCAGGCTGCGCAGCGTCTGGGGCATGTGTTTGCGCGAGGTGTACACCGCATATATGTTCATCTGCCGGGGCTCGGCGTGGGGTAGCAAGCGAATCAGCTCGCCACGGCGGATGTAGTCGCCGGCCTGGTAGGTGGGCAACATGGAGACGCCCGCCCCGGCCAATGTCAGCCGTAACAGGGTGCTGGCTTCATTGGCGCTGATATTGCCTTGCACCGGTACCGATACCGGCTCACCGTCCTCTTCGAAATGCCATAGGCTTTTGCCAAAGTAGGCATGCGTCAGGCAATTATGTCGGACCAGGTCTTCCACCCGCTGGGGTCGCGGATGCTCCAGCAGATACGCCGGCGACGCGCAGATGACCGAGCGGCACACCGTCAACTTGCGCGCGATGAGGTTGGGGTCCAGATCGTTGCTCATGCGGATCGCCAGGTCGATGCGTTCATCCACCAGATTTACCGTGCGATCGAGCATTTGCAGATCAATGCTGACGAGCGGGTAGCGCTTGACGTATTCCGCCATCGCCGCCGCCAGTTGCGCCTGGCCGAAGGACGTACTGACACTCAGGCGCACCAGACCACGCGGCGCATCGTTCGGCTCGCTGACGGCGGCCTGCATGTCGCTGCACAGCTCGAGCATCTGTCGGCATCGCGGCAAGATCTCACTGCCAGCGGCAGTCAGGCTGAGCTTACGGGTGGTGCGATGCATCAGACGCGCCCCGACCCAGTTCTCCAGCTCCGCCAGGTAGCGCGAAACCACCGGGCGCGACAGGTCCAGATGATCGGCCGCGGCCGATTGGCTGCCGAGGTCGACTACGCTGACGAACACTCGCATTGCTTGAAGACGATCCATGATTTGCCCGATTTTAGAAACAAACTATGTTCAAGCATGGCATTTTTTGCTGTGAACCGTGCAATTAAGCTCTCTCCATGGCCCGCCAAGCCCCCTCAATAACTGGAGCTGCACATGTTCACCACTTTCAAGCGTTTTGTACTGGCAACCGCCGTGTTGGGCTTCGCCGTCCATGCCGCCGCGGCGGACTTGACCCTCGATGTCTACAACCCCGGTGAAACGGCGATTTTCCCGGTCAGTTCGGTGCTGGTCAGCGGCGAGAAAAACGCGATCCTGGTCGACGCACAGTTCGGCAAAGGCCAGGCCGAGCAACTGGTGCAAAAGATTCGCGCCAGCGGCAAACAGCTGACCGCCATCTACATCAGCCATGGCGACCCGGACTACTACTTCGGTCTCGACACACTGACCCAGGCGTTCCCCAAGGCCAAGGTCCTGGCCAGCCAACCGGTGGTGGACCATATCAAGGCCACGGTTGACGGAAAGTTGGCGTACTGGGGGCCGAAAATGGGCACCGACAAGCCAGCCAAGACCATCATCCCGCAGGTTCTGGAAAGCCAGAGCCTGACGCTGGAAGGCAAGCAGTTGCAGATCATCGGCCTGGACGGCCCGCAGCCCGACCGCAGCGTGGTATGGATCCCTTCGCTCAAGGCGGTTGTCGGCGGAGTGGTGGTTTCGCAGAACATTCACCTGTGGATGGCCGACACCCAGGGCGCGCAATCCCATGCCGACTGGCTGGCCACTCTGCAGCAGATCGAGCAGTTGCAACCGCAGACCGTGATCCCTGGCCATTACCTCGGCACGCCGACAGCTGAATCGGTGAAGTTCACCAGCGATTACATCAAGGCCTTCGATGAAGAAACCGCCAAGGCCAAGGACTCCGCGGCGCTGATCGCCGCCATGAAAAACCGCTACCCGACCCTGGCCGATGAAAGTTCGCTGGAACTGAGCGCCAAAGTCGCCAAGGGCGAAATGAAGTGGTGAATTGAACCAACCCTTACCGCACTGGAGAACGTCATGAGCAAGATTGCAATCATTGGCGCCACCGGCCGCGCCGGTAGCCAACTGCTGGAAGAAGCCTTGCGTCGCGGCCACAGCGTAACGGCCATTGCCCGCAACACTGGCGCCATCGCCCCGCGTCCCGGCCTGACCGTCCAGCAAGCGGATGCCCTGGACGCGCAGGCGTTACGAGCAGCCATCAGCGGCAACGACGTGGTGATCAGCGCCGCGCATTTCGCCACGCTACCGGCCGACGCCGTTATCGGCCCGGTAAAACAGGCCGGCGTGCAACGTCTGCTGGTGGTGGGCGGTGCAGGCTCGTTGCTGCTGCCCGATGGCAGCCGGGTCATCGACAGCCCCGGCTTCCCTGCCGAATACAAGGCTGAGGCTAGCGCTGGCGCGGTGTTCCTCGACACTCTGCGTCAGGAGAAAGCCCTGGACTGGAGCTTCCTGTCGCCTTCGGCCGAGTTTGTCGAGACCGAGCGCACCGGCACATTCCGTTTGGGTCAGGATGATCTGCTGGTCAGCAACGAAGGCCGGAGCTGGATCAGCTTTGCCGACTTTGCCATCGCCCTGATCGATGAAGTGGAAACCCCGAAACACTCACGCCAGCGCTTCACCGTCGGTTACTAAGCGGGAACGCAGACAGAGCGATGTTGAGGCTTGCACCCCCTCTCTTTGGCAATGGAGCTAGCCCCAATACCGCTCAGTTAAGGCTTTTTGTAGGAGCGAGCTTGCTCGCGAACCACTCATAGGTGCCGCGTTTATCCAAAAAACACACGTTATCGTTGAGGTTTTTCGCGAGCAAGCTCGCTCCTACAGTGATCGCTACTGGCTTAACTGAACGGCATTGGGACAAGCCCCCTCGCCACAGAAGAAGTGGTTGTCACAAAAGGCGATGTTGATGGCGGGCGAAACAGCGCCCAAGGACGCATTTTTTCAATAGTGCCTGCGACTTTCTGATTTGCCTCCATCCCTTGCAGCCCGGCCTAATAATGCCCTTGTCCGCTCAAGGCCCGCCCATGGAAAACGTTCACGCAAAACCCGCCACCGCCCTTTGGCTGATGCTCAGCGTGGTGTTGGTGGCCCTCAACCTGCGCCCTTCCATGGCCGCGGTCGGTCCGTTGTTGTCGTCGATTCGCGGCGAGGTGCCACTGAGCTTCAGCGGTGCCGCGTTACTGACCATGCTACCCGTGATGGCCATGGGCTTGGCGATGTTCTTCGGCATGGGCGTGGCCAAGCGGTTTGGCGAACACCGCAGCATTGTCGTGTCATTGCTGGTCATCGGCCTAGCCACCGTGTCGCGGCTGTTTCTCGATTCCGCCGCCGAACTGATCCTCAGTGCCATCGTGGCGGGAGTCGGGATTGCATTGATCCAGGCGTTGATGCCGGCGCTGATCAAATCGCGTTTCAGTGACAACGTTTCACTGTTCATGGGGCTGTACGTCACCGCCATCATGGGCGGTGCGGCCCTGGCGGCATCGTTCTCCCCCTTCGTCCAAATGCAGACCGGCAGTTGGCGCATCGGTCTGGCGATCTGGGCCGTGCTCGCGGTCCTGGCGCTGGTGTTCTGGTACGCGCAACGCTCGGTGTTGCCGCCCCTGCCGCAAGCCCGCGACGCTGCGCAAGAATCGTTTTTCGGCAATCGCCGGGCATGGTTGCTGGCGATTTTCTTCGGCCTTGGCACCGCGTCCTACACCTGCGTACTGGCCTGGCTGGCGCCGTACTACGTGGAGCAAGGCTGGAGCGAACAGAATGCCGGGCTGTTGCTGGGCTTTCTGACCGCCATGGAAGTGGTGTCGGGGCTGATCACTCCGGCCATTGCCAACCGACGGCAAGACAAGCGGGGCGTGGTCGCAGTCTTGCTGGTACTGATCATCGCCGGCTTCTGTGGCCTGATTGTGTCTCCGCAACACCTCAGCCTGTTGTGGCCGTGCCTGTTGGGCCTGGGCATTGGTGGGCTGTTTCCCATGAGCTTGATCCTGTCGCTGGACCATTTGCACAACCCGCGTCGCGCGGGCGGCCTGACCGCGTTCGTGCAGGGCATCGGCTACCTGATCGCTGGCGTATCACCACTGATTGCCGGGATGATCCGCGATCAACTGGGCAGCTTTGAATGGGCCTGGTGGTCACTCACCGCGGTCATGGGGGTGATGCTGGTGATCGTCTTGCGCTTCGATCCACAGCACTATGCGCGGCATATCCGCTAGCGCGTCGTGCTCCAAACAGTATTTGTCCCACAACAGACATAGAAACAGCCTACAGATCTTTCTATTGGCACGAGCGTTCCGGTACCATTTTGTCCTGTTTGCGCTGCGGTTGCGCAAAAGGCTCACGGACGACGCAGATGTTAAACAGCAACTTGCTTAGAAAGCTCGATATGCAGGACCTGATGGTGTTTATCGCTGTGTATGAGCAAAGCAGCGTCACCGATGTGTCTGAAACCCTGTTCGTCAGCCAGTCCACTGTCAGTTACAGCCTGAAGAAACTGCGTACCAGCTTCGAGGATGAGCTGTTTATCAACACGCGTGCCGGCATGCGCCCGACCTACAAGGCCAGTGCCATGTATGGTCACGTGCAGAAAATCCTCGAAAGCATCAATCTCTGCCACTCTGGCGCCGCCGCGTTCGACCCCACCCAGAAAGCGGTGACGTTCAACATCTGCGCCCCCGAGTATTTCGAGCAACTGATCCTGCCCAGGCTGTTGAGGAATTTCGATCACGCCAACCTGCCGGTGATCGTCAATGTGCAAAAACTGGAAAGCGACATCCCCGCCGAAGCGCTGCGCGAAGGACGTCTGGACCTGGTGATTTGCTTCGGCCCGAACTTTCATCGCGCACATAAAGACTTCAAGACCCAGATGCTACTGGAGGACGACCTGGTCTGCGTCTTCGACAAGCGCGCCGCGCCACGGGAGCCCGCGTTCAGTCTGAAATCCTTTGTCGCCCGGCGCCATGTGTTCCCTACGCCCTGGACCTCCAGCACCAACATGATCGACGGTTGGCTGGCTCGCCAATCCCAGAAGCGCCAGGTGATTGCCCGAGCCAACAGCTACAGCGCCGCACTGAAAATGATCACCGGCACCGACTTCATCGTCACCCTGCCCCGCCGGGTGCAGGCGCTGCTGGCGCTGGAGCCGGTGTTCGGCCACTGCGAAGCGCCCAATGGCCTGCCGGGGTTCACCCTGGATATGCAATGGAATGAAACCAACGAACAGGACAGCGCCAATGCCTGGTTCCGCGAACAGGTGACGAAGGTCTGTGGGGGGGTGCTGCAAGCGGCAAGCCGCGAGCTTCAAGCTTCCAGCTAAACGCTGCGAGAAAGGCGCAGAACCAACTTGCCGCTCTCACCTCCCCATAAACGCTTCCAGTCGCGAGCGCATCCAGCGCTCCGCGGGATCGCTGTCCACGTGACTGAGCCAGACCATGGATAAATCCAGGCTGGGCGTTTCGAACGGGAAAGGTTCACAAAACACACTGCCCGCCGCGGCCATGGCTTCAGCGGTGTAGTCCGGCAAACTGGCAATCATATCCGTGCCCGCCAGCAAGGCCGGTAAAGAACTGTATTGCGGTACCGACAACACCACATGCCGCTTGCGTCCGATCTCGGCCAGCCACTCATCGGCGAAGCCTGCGACGTTCGCCGTGTGGGACACCAGCACATGGGGACGCGCGCAGTATTCATCGAGGGTCAGCGGCGTGTCCGAGGCATCGGCGCGCAACACGCTGGGGCGGATATGACGCAGCAACTTGCGCTTGGCATTGGCCGGCAGGCCGCGCGTCTGGGTGATACCGACGGTGATATCACCGGACGCCAGCAAGTCGGGAATGCGCCAATAATTGACATGCTGCACCACAAACACCACTTGCGGTGCTTCGATGCGCACGGCACGCAACAGCGGCGGTAGCAGGCCGAATTCGACGTCATCGGACAGGCCGATGCGAAAGGTCATGGTGCTGACGGAAGGGTCGAAGTCATGAGTCATGCTCAAGGCCACCGACAGTGAGTCCAGCGCCGGCGACAGGTGGCGGATAATCTCTTCGGCCCGTGCCGTGGGCTCCATACGGTGGCCGACACGGATAAACAGCGGGCCATTGAACAGCGTGCGCAGTCGATTGAGGGCAGAACTGATGGTCGGTTGGCCGAGGAACAACTTCTCCGCCACGCGTGTCACATTGCGCTCAAGCATCAGCGTTTCAAAGACGACCATCAGGTTGATATCGGTCTTGCGTAGTTCATTGCGATTCATGGCGAGCGCCTTACTGCCCAGGACAGACGGCAGTTTAGAAACCCCGGGGGGCGGCGTCTATGCGCAGCGCGTTCGAGCCTCTTGTGATCGGTTGACGAGCGTGGTGCGCTTCACTCTAATGGAGGTCCACATCAAGCAAGGATCGCTGCGCCATGAAATTCGCCTACACCATCGTCTACGTGCCAAACGTCGCCGCTTCCCTGGAATTCTTCGAAAAGGCCTTTGGTTTCACTCGTCGCTTCCTGCATGAATCAGGGACGTACGGCGAACTGGATACCGGGGACACCACCCTCTCTTTCGCAGCTCACGAATTAGGCGAAATGAACTTCAGGGGCGGCCATGTAGAAGCCCACACCTCAACACAGCCGCTGGGCATGGAGCTGGGGTTTGTCACTGAAGATGTGTCGGCCGCCCACGCCAAAGCGCTGGCCGCTGGTGCGACCGAACTGTCAGCACCGCTTTCAAAACCCTGGGGCCAGAGGGTGTCGTATGTGCGCTGCCCGGATGGGACACTGGTGGAGCTGTGTACGGCGGTTTGACCCTCAGCCCCGCACACGGTCTATCGCCGCGGGCCCGGATCATCAAGAACTGACCGGAGACGCGCATGCCCGAAATCACCCAACGGGTCATAGCATGGGTGCCGTTCTTTCTGTTCGATCGTTTTCTCAAACCCTATCGACTGCACGAGTGACGGGTGCTGTTGGCAGCATTGCTGATATTGAACGCGCGCACAACAAAAAGCCCTACACCCCTCGACAAAACAGCAGCGATAAACACCGCTTACTGCGCGATGGTATTGACACCTTACAGGCTCGGGACGAAGAACGCGCGGCGCAGGTGGTAGCTGAGCACCAACGCAAAAATAAATCCATCACGTTCCCGGACGAGTCAGTCGATTACATTGAGGCTCATCGTGCCGGCTGGAAAACGTCAGACATGCTCAACAGTGGACGAACACACTGGCTACTTATGCCGCCCTGTCATCGGTAGCCTCGCCACCAATCATAGACATCAGGAGGCACTTCAAAACGTGACTAGACTTTCAATTCATTGATAAGTAATGGTGAATTGCATCGACGCATTGGCTTTGCCGCCCGTCACCGTGTTGGCAGTCTTGTAATAGGCGGCCTTCAGAGGAATGACGTGGTTTAAAGATGTGCCGCGGCGAAACTGATGAGTCTCACCCAGGCTTACGGCTTTATCGCTGTCGTCGGTGATCTGAATGCCGACGCCTGTAGCCCCTCCTTCGTCCAATGCAAGAACCCCGGTTTGGGCGTCAAAAGCAGTGTTGACTGGATCTAACCGATAGCTGATACCACCCAGACCAAGCGGGCAATTAGTGAGATTTATATTGAAGGCTTTTTTACCGATGGTTGTGCCGACGCCTCCAAATTGACTGCTGCGTTGTTTGCCTAAATCGACGTTGACCGAAGGTGTCTGGCAACTGACTTCGGTAAGCGCAATGGCGTTGGACAGGGTCATGGTGGCAATCGTCCCGCCGGTTACCGCGTGGGTCCCCACCTCCCCCGCTGGGATTGAGCCAGGTGTAATTTCACCGATCTTGTAAAGAGCAATCGCGTAGGTGGTGTTTATGAGTGTGTAAGCATAGTTCGGCGCTAGCGTGTCGCTACTAGGGTAAGCCCCCAGAAATCTCCCGTTGTACACCCAGCGCCAGCCCAAGCCGGTGCTGCCGATTGGGCTGGGGTCATTGAGCATCGTCTCACCTCGGCTGTTCAGATAACCCCAATGATCCCCAGCCTGGCATGTAAATGAGTTTGTGCTTGAGATAACGGCAGCCGGTGTTGATCGGTAAAGTTCTGTACCGTTGGGTGTGTTTTTGGGGACGTGCAGAGAGGTCGGCACTGCGACATTTAAAAAAACCGGCCCTTTGACCGTGCATATGGCCCATGACGAGGTGGAACACAAGGCCAGCAATACACCTGCGATGGCAGAGTTCCACAAGGCAGGTTTTAGTGTGAAAGGTTTCATAGATAATCTCTCTTAATTCGGACAGAACTCTAGCGGTTGATAACTGTGGGGTCAGCGCACTGCACAGGTGCTGTCCATTAGGGTGTATCCGCTTTGCAGAGAGTCGGCCGTTACCGGTAGGGTGTACTGCGCACGGCAGCTCTGACGCTTTTTGCTGCCCCAGCGAATCACCAGTTCGCCCCGATTCTGATTAGTTCGCATAAACAACCGTCCACCCTGACCGACCATGGTCAGGTAGTTGCCTTCAGTGTCTTCGACCTGTGCGCCCATGGGCAGGCTTTTACCATCGTCACGGGTGACGTGCAGCAAGACTGGCGTACCGGAAATCGTCGGGTATTGAACCAGGGCAATTGCTCCGTACCGAGGCGCAATCAATTGTGAGGTTGTTTCAAGCTCAACCGAGTCAGGCGTGTTCTTTGGGTCGATGGAAATGTCGTTCTGGCGATAAGGCATCAATCCTGGGACAAGTGCATAGCCGTTATTGTCGACCACGGCACTTGAGGTATTGCCTACGCGCGCGCCGTTAGCTCCCTTGGCTTCAACCAGCGCCATGGTTTCGCCCTGTTCCGAACTAAACGTAACGCCACCAGCATGGGCCACCAGGCTGCCGCTGATACCGGCGTTGGCCTGCTTGTAGTCTTTGCCAGTATTGGCGCCAGCACTGA is from Pseudomonas mucidolens and encodes:
- the pobA gene encoding 4-hydroxybenzoate 3-monooxygenase; the encoded protein is MKTQVAIIGAGPSGLLLGQLLHNAGIETLILERQAPDYVLGRIRAGVLEQGMADLLRQARVGQRMDAEGLIHDGFELALNGHRQPIDLKSLTGGKTVMIYGQTEVTRDLMAARQQSGAITLYEARNVQPHDLKSERPWLTFEYAGEQVRLECDYIAGCDGFHGVARQSIPAESLEIFERVYPFGWLGILAETPPVHDELVYAKHPRGFALCSMRSPTRSRYYLQVPADEPIEEWSDERFWEELKARLPADLAERLVTGPSIEKSIAPLRSFVVEPMQYGRLFLLGDAAHIVPPTGAKGLNLAASDVSTLFNILLKVYREGRVDLLERYSSICLRRVWKAERFSWWMTSMLHQFPQADGFSQRIAESELAYFLDSEAGRKTIAENYVGLPYEAIE
- a CDS encoding NAD(P)-dependent oxidoreductase, giving the protein MSKIAIIGATGRAGSQLLEEALRRGHSVTAIARNTGAIAPRPGLTVQQADALDAQALRAAISGNDVVISAAHFATLPADAVIGPVKQAGVQRLLVVGGAGSLLLPDGSRVIDSPGFPAEYKAEASAGAVFLDTLRQEKALDWSFLSPSAEFVETERTGTFRLGQDDLLVSNEGRSWISFADFAIALIDEVETPKHSRQRFTVGY
- a CDS encoding MBL fold metallo-hydrolase, which translates into the protein MFTTFKRFVLATAVLGFAVHAAAADLTLDVYNPGETAIFPVSSVLVSGEKNAILVDAQFGKGQAEQLVQKIRASGKQLTAIYISHGDPDYYFGLDTLTQAFPKAKVLASQPVVDHIKATVDGKLAYWGPKMGTDKPAKTIIPQVLESQSLTLEGKQLQIIGLDGPQPDRSVVWIPSLKAVVGGVVVSQNIHLWMADTQGAQSHADWLATLQQIEQLQPQTVIPGHYLGTPTAESVKFTSDYIKAFDEETAKAKDSAALIAAMKNRYPTLADESSLELSAKVAKGEMKW
- a CDS encoding helix-turn-helix domain-containing protein; translated protein: MTRAASSAIPVFKLYGENQQWPTPDLLHCETISRRSREYQWEIQPHRHADLCQLLYVHKGQAQLEIEGQRSTLSESTLQVLPPLCVHGFRFSEDIEGYVVTLAAPLIAHLQGQLGAAMDGLSAVGSYPAGQDSDHLNSLFARLQDEYSEDFPARDMMMHAVVSVLLVWISRQAIQRRHSRMPRGREYFRRFTQLVEQHYREHPKIEDLAHTLGISVSHLNGTCRELGGQPALQIMHDRQLLEAKRLLTYTSMTINEMSEVLGFSDPTNFSRLFRRRVGFSPKAFREQLKADSIAGLKG
- a CDS encoding LysR family transcriptional regulator; this translates as MDRLQAMRVFVSVVDLGSQSAAADHLDLSRPVVSRYLAELENWVGARLMHRTTRKLSLTAAGSEILPRCRQMLELCSDMQAAVSEPNDAPRGLVRLSVSTSFGQAQLAAAMAEYVKRYPLVSIDLQMLDRTVNLVDERIDLAIRMSNDLDPNLIARKLTVCRSVICASPAYLLEHPRPQRVEDLVRHNCLTHAYFGKSLWHFEEDGEPVSVPVQGNISANEASTLLRLTLAGAGVSMLPTYQAGDYIRRGELIRLLPHAEPRQMNIYAVYTSRKHMPQTLRSLLDFLVLKFPAQPPWDEGLQAR
- a CDS encoding MDR family MFS transporter — encoded protein: MTYLNSPVHVNPSVHSVLVALMLAIFLGALDQTIVAVSMPAISARFNDVNLLAWVISGYMVAMTVAVPIYGKLGDLYGRRPMMLIGMGLFTLASLFCAMAQSMEQLVLARILQGVGAGGMISVSQAIIGDIIPPRERGRYQGYFSSMYAVASVAGPVLGGYMTEYLSWRWVFLINLPLGAGAWWVAHRTLVGLPVPQRKPVIDYLGTLLLIIGLTTLLLGITEIGQGHSWRDDHVLGRLACALLALTLFVWHERRAREPLLPMHLFVNRSAVLCWCTIFVTSFQAISLTVLIPLRYQTVTGAGADSAALHLLPLAMGLPMGAYFAGRMTSVTGRYKPMILAGALLSPMAILGMAFSAPQALVWSSVFMLLSGVAAGMQFPTSLVGTQNSVAQHDIGVATSTTNLFRSLGGAVGVACMSALLLALLQDSSFANLARGALAAEGSSGNVLLDGLNAAPGPAQDALREELLVTFRQLLTVSAAVSLLGLAAAIAMPNRLLRGREDKAQ